CTCGTGAGCTTTCCGGCCGACGGTATGGTTGGAATCGCGCGTTGAACCGGCCGACCCCAGAGCCGCCTCCTCGCCGAAACTGTGCCTGACGGATTGGGGTGAAAGCTTCGTCTGCTTCTACAGCGGCAACCGTCACCTGCTCGTTGCTGTTGTACTTTGTCTTGTAGTGAGTTTCATTAAGGTTTATTGCTTCTAGACCACGAATGCGGTCAATCAGATCCTGATATGTAAGCTCCACTTTCTTGACATCATTCAAGTCGTTCCAATCTTTGATGTCGTTGATCTCCCTGAGCAAAGTCATGGCGACGACCCGCAACTCCTTCGATCGACCGTGACCCGCTAGCGTACCGACGATTTCTTCCAGTTCTTTGCAATCCTCGAAGTTGCACTGTCTGGCCACCTTAGCAGCACGGGCGACATACGCCATGTCCGACTCGTTAGCGTCCTGTGCCAGCAGCCGCAAGCGCCGGCGTTGCAACATAACGTCAGATGAGGATCGGAAGTAGGTTCTCATTCGGTGCATCGCGTTCGCAAATGGGAATGTTTCCACATTCGGGGCATCTTGGGTCGATTTCGTGTGGTGGAAGATTTCGAGAAGCGCAGAGCCGGCCTTGACTTTGAACAAAGCCAACTTCGTCACTTCGTCCGTAACGCCAGCGAGATCCATGTgtgaagagaaaatatcgaCCCACTGATCAAAATCGCGCCTCCCGATCTGTTCACCTTCTGAAGGTTTACATTCCGGGATGTTGATGCTTCCTACTGTTATCGACGACAACCAACGAGTCACGTCCGGAACGGTATCCTCCTCGCGAGTCCTATGGGCTGGGTTCCTCACGAATAACCCATTGTTCGGGGAACGTCTCGACCCGCCGGCCTGAGTACTTGACGGACACTCTCTTGGGTTGAAATCCACACTCTCGGCTTCGTTGCCATCGCTACGAGATGCCAGCAAGCTGGCCTGCAGGGCGGCGACACTCTCGTTCAAGCTCTCCACCTGCTTCGTCAGCTCGGCGTTCTGCTTTTTGAGTTTAGCGTTCTCAACCAGAATGGGATCATCCTTGACGGCCCCTTTAGTCTTTCTGGGCTTCCTGAAAGTGTAACAATGTAACAATCCACGATTAGGATTATTGTAATAATTTCTCACTATAAACTATGTTGACTTCAGTTCTAGCTAAACGGTTTCTTCTCTAATATCTTTCAAATATAATCCCAATCGTATTTGGTGACgcacaatttatttattttttaatttaatcctCTTCTTTTTTGGATACCTCTCGCTCTTTTCCTTTCTGGAGGACCTCTCGCTCCTTTTTCATTCTGGGAGACCTCTCGCTCCTTTTCTTTCTGGGAGACCTCTCGCTCCTTTTTCATTCTGGGAGACCTCTCGCTCCTTTTCTTTCTGGGAGACCTCTCgctccttttcttttttttttttttctaggagaCCTCTCgctccttcttttttttttctaggagaCCTCTCGctccttcttctttttttttctaggagACCTCTCgctccttttctttttttttctaggagACCTCTcgctcctttttttttttttttttctctaggaGACCTCTCgctccttcttttttttttttttttaagggacctctcgctcttttttttgtgagacCTCTCGCTCCAATTCAAAACTCCCTTCCAACCATCCAGACAATCCCATCCCTTCTCTGCATTCCCTTTGATGCGATGCGACTCCTTGTAAAATAAACTACAGAAATCATAAATAGATTTCCCAAACAATTGAGATGCATGACTTCGTGAGCTTTTCCACGTGGGAACGCGTTTCACGGTTACATAGAAAAGTGGCTCGAATGAGCAGATGCGGCGACACACACACAGATAACCGCCACCaactaaggaaaaaaaaaacgcgaacCCGGTTTGGCCTGTACGCACTTTCCCGCGAAAACACTACTCATCCATTTCCAGTTATCTCCCGCATTAGAAGCACTCTTTTTCCCATCGCTAACTTAAACGGATTAAATAAGAAGAAACCCATCTCGCCCTCAGCCACCGTGCCTGTTCACGGCCATAtccgaaaaaaatgcaatcacTTTATTTTCTTTGAGTTAAACACGGTCCTGTTATCCTCTTCGTGAGGAAACTTGATTAATTTAGCAGCCGTTATGGCCCTTTTCCGCAATTTTTCACCAAATACATACCTAACTACGCCATTGTCGTGATCCGCCATTTTTCTTCTCCGGCTGGCGACACTTGAGCGACACGGTTCGTCCGTGTCCTACGACGAAATCCACACGAATGAGCTTGACACTCTCACAGCACGCCACTTTTCCTTCTCGTTCTCTCTCTCGCCTCTCTTTTCCAGTGGTACCAACCTCCCAGAAGTTTGCTTGACAGCACTCAATTTACACGGATAACtctttccaatcaaattttaagtttcTAATACAGATCATGTGCTACACTGTTATCAAATTGTAtgcattattatttatttattaattttgttttcgcAATGTTGAGTTTAATGATTTATTATTGctaacaattattttatttcaggCGAATTATTTAGAAAGTATTCGGGGAATAACCTATGGATAATTATTtacgtttttatttattatatttcagCTCTATTCTCTACACCCGCGTGTGCCCAGTGGGCTTGAGCGTCGTAGGGGCGAACAGAGTGCGGTGGTTGCCAACTTATcattttttacagacattttaaaaaaccaaGTGGCATCCCTGATTTAGTTTATTTCAAAAGTGTCTCGCGACGTTTTTGCCGAAGTGATACATGTTTTAGAGCAGTAAGGTgtagaataaaaaaatggagtttttgtttaaaaaatttaatgaatacaTTTTTTCCAAGAATTTCAAATTTGGTTAACCCCGTAGAAAGAACTTTTTCAGAAAATGACGATTTTTGAGGCACATTGGCTACTAGTATTGTCTtttatagcatagcatagcataacgggtctgcaccacgctgtagggcaggggtgctcaaagttgttggaggccgggccaaatttgaagctcaaatgagcttgcgggccaaatttacaaaatatgttatttagcAAAATGAAGTTacgatattttaatttaaaagactaGAAAATACAAGTAgaagtatttatttaaaaaaaaagttttttaacttgtcaatttaaaataacagaaaacacCAAGTGGCAGTTTTCTATcggtatttttgattttattgttttacgtaatagaaaaaaaacaagtgttgagctgaatgtacttgagttttcaataaacttttaaagttttgtttttatattgcgATAACGGTGACATTTAATCTGAACCATTCATGTAACGGCGAAATTATATCTTCAAATTCAGTGTGGCTAATGATAAATCGCTgaaagccagaatttcaacatttcaattttaaaaatgttagaaacTGTTTAAAGCAAGTTAGATTgcaatacaagaaaaaaaaattattcatcgaaaaatatttttgaataaactcgaactcgaactcaaatgattcttaacgcagagaaatgcatttttaattgatttcagctgattgcatttaaatttccat
This is a stretch of genomic DNA from Culex pipiens pallens isolate TS chromosome 1, TS_CPP_V2, whole genome shotgun sequence. It encodes these proteins:
- the LOC120430667 gene encoding uncharacterized protein LOC120430667, which translates into the protein MDLAGVTDEVTKLALFKVKAGSALLEIFHHTKSTQDAPNVETFPFANAMHRMRTYFRSSSDVMLQRRRLRLLAQDANESDMAYVARAAKVARQCNFEDCKELEEIVGTLAGHGRSKELRVVAMTLLREINDIKDWNDLNDVKKVELTYQDLIDRIRGLEAINLNETHYKTKYNSNEQVTVAAVEADEAFTPIRQAQFRRGGGSGVGRFNARFQPYRRPESSRGFGNYRGSAESSRGSASYRGTANFRRSNQYRWPERYGGTDHCNRCHSVYHKSDDCPAKDKTCLMCGKTGHLARACPSAYPTSNQRVENNGQVNAVSNLPALMDGDAESGEAAKPNTSLEKVTRCEEMKCDVIDEVEMPPTSLKDSSEQVNRLLG